A genomic stretch from Carassius auratus strain Wakin chromosome 37, ASM336829v1, whole genome shotgun sequence includes:
- the LOC113056286 gene encoding elongin-B yields MDVFLMIRHRKTTIFTDAKESTTVYELKCIVEGILKRSAEEQRLYKDEQPLEDSKTLGDCGFTNQTARPQAPATVGLAFRISDDAFEPLQVEPFSNPPELPDVMKPQDCGSTANEQSVQ; encoded by the exons ATG GATGTGTTCTTAATGATCAGGCATCGCAAAACCACAATCTTCACAGACGCCAAAGAATCAACAACTGTCTATGAGTTAAAATGCATTGTGGAGGGCATTCTGAAGCGGTCCGCTGAGGAACAGAGACTATACAAG GATGAGCAGCCTCTAGAAGACAGTAAGACACTTGGAGACTGCGGCTTCACAAATCAGACAGCCAGACCACAGGCTCCTGCGACTGTAGGACTGGCCTTTCGTATCAGTG ATGATGCATTTGAGCCCCTGCAGGTGGAACCATTTTCCAACCCTCCTGAACTTCCTGATGTTATGAAACCACAGGACTGTGGCAGTACAGCCAATGAACAGTCAGTGCAATGA